GTATTTGCAGCTCTTCATTTCACATCGGTTCCACAGAAACAAGTACGTCTCAAAAACGAGGAAGTTTCTACTAGCAGCATCACTGATACTGTTGCGAAGAGACGCTACACGAAGATGGAGATAGACTATTTTCTGAAGAATTATAACAAACCCAAGAACGAAATATGGGTTTGCTATTTTTGGGCTACTTGGTGTATGAACTGTACCCGAACACATCGTACGCTTTCGCAATTGGACCAACAATTTAAGGCAAGTAATGTACGTCTCATATCGCTCTCTATGGACAAAAAGAAAAAGAAATGGAGTAAATTTTTAGATGAAAATGGTGCCGACTGGGAGCAGATATATGCAACTGGCATGAGCTTCGATAAAAGATTTGTGAGAGATTTTGGAAGTATTACTGCCTTACCACAGTGTTTCATTATTTACCGAACAGGAGAGGTGAAACGCGTAAAGCTGCTGAACCAATTGCGAGACGAGATTATGAAAGCCATTGAGCAATGAGCGGCAAAGCCCCGCAACTTTTGTTGATCGACAATTTCGATTCCTTTACTTATATCTTGTTACACTATTTCCAAAAGCTGGGATATGGCGTAGAAGTGCTTCGCAACGATATAGCCCTATCCGAACTTAACTATAATAAATACCAAGGTGTCATTATTTCCCCTGGGCCGGGCACGCCATCGCAATCAGGAAACTTGGTGGATTTATTAAGTAAAGTGGTGGGAAAACTTCCGGTACTTGGAATATGTTTGGGAATGCAAGCAATAGGTGAGTATTATGGACTTGTGTTGGAGCATGGCAGTAAACCTTTCCATGGCAAACAAACAGAAATTTCGCATACGGGACATCCTATGTTTTCAAATGTTCCAACAAGTTTTTTAGCAGGTCGTTATCATTCATTGGTTTTGAAAACCATTAATGAAGACGTTTTTAATATTACCGCCACATCTCACGAAGGAGAAATAATGGCTATAGCACATAAGCAGCTACCCGTTTGGGGAATGCAGTTCCATCCTGAAAGTTGCATGACAAAAGATGGTATGCAAATGATTGAAAATTGGTGTGGTTTGAGCCCCTCTCTCCTGTTTCGCCCCTGAGGGAAAAGATGGTACAGTTGTGCGAGGCTCAATAATATCGAACTCGTTTAAGTATTT
This sequence is a window from Bacteroidota bacterium. Protein-coding genes within it:
- a CDS encoding aminodeoxychorismate/anthranilate synthase component II, which gives rise to MSGKAPQLLLIDNFDSFTYILLHYFQKLGYGVEVLRNDIALSELNYNKYQGVIISPGPGTPSQSGNLVDLLSKVVGKLPVLGICLGMQAIGEYYGLVLEHGSKPFHGKQTEISHTGHPMFSNVPTSFLAGRYHSLVLKTINEDVFNITATSHEGEIMAIAHKQLPVWGMQFHPESCMTKDGMQMIENWCGLSPSLLFRP
- a CDS encoding TlpA disulfide reductase family protein codes for the protein MKKYIHTLTLVLGVWAFVFAALHFTSVPQKQVRLKNEEVSTSSITDTVAKRRYTKMEIDYFLKNYNKPKNEIWVCYFWATWCMNCTRTHRTLSQLDQQFKASNVRLISLSMDKKKKKWSKFLDENGADWEQIYATGMSFDKRFVRDFGSITALPQCFIIYRTGEVKRVKLLNQLRDEIMKAIEQ